Proteins found in one Muntiacus reevesi chromosome 2, mMunRee1.1, whole genome shotgun sequence genomic segment:
- the KIFC3 gene encoding kinesin-like protein KIFC3 isoform X4 — MNVEKTGGRPFGSGRCSSLSGSPGAAPVVHRMVEAMSQLREEKAQLQEELVALRERLAVRDSEQQATSTQLQNQVEHLKEKLISQAQEVSRLRSELGGTDLEKHRDLLMVENERLRQEMRRCEAELQELRAKPAAPCTGCEHSQESAQLRERLSQLQLEVAENKGLLSELNLEVQQKTDRLAEVELRLKDCLAEKAQEEERLSRRLRDSHETIASLRAQSPPIKYVIKTVEVESSKTKQALSESQARNQHLQEQVAMQRQVLKEMEQQLQSSHQLTAQLRAQIAMYESELERAHGQMLEEMQSLEEDKNRAIEEAFARAQVEMKAVHENLAGVRTNLLTLQPALRTLTNDYNGLKRQVRGFPLLLQEALKSVKAEIGQAIEEVNSNNQELLRKYRRELQLRKKCHNELVRLKGNIRVIARVRPVTKEDGEGPEATNAVTFDPDDDSIIHLLHKGKPVSFELDKVFSSQASQQDVFQEVQALITSCIDGFNVCIFAYGQTGAGKTYTMEGTPENPGINQRALRLLFSEVQEKASDWEYTITVSAAEIYNEVLRDLLGQEPQEKLEIRLCPDGSGQLYVPGLTEFQVQSVEDINKVFEFGHTNRTTEFTNLNEHSSRSHALLIVTVRGVDCSTGLRTTGKLNLVDLAGSERVGKSGAEGSRLREAQHINKSLSALGDVIAALRSRQGHVPFRNSKLTYLLQDSLSGDSKTLMVVQVSPVEKNTSETLYSLKFAERVRSVELGPGSRRTELGSWSSQEHLEWEPACQMPQPSARAHSAPGSGTTSRPGSIRRKLQPSGKSRPLPV, encoded by the exons ATGAATGTAGAGAAAACAG GTGGGCGGCCCTTTGGCAGCGGGAGGTGCTCGAGCCTGTCGGGGTCGCCCGGTGCCGCCCCCGTGGTACATAGGATGGTGGAGGCCATGTCCCAGCTGCGGGAGGAGAAAGCCCAGCTGCAGGAGGAGCTGGTGGCCCTGCGGGAGAGGCTGGCTGTCCGAGACAGTGAGCAGCAAGCCACGTCCACGCAGCTGCAGAACCAG GTGGAACACCTGAAGGAGAAACTCATAAGCCAGGCCCAGGAAGTGAGTCGCCTTCGATCTGAGCTG GGAGGCACCGACTTGGAGAAGCACCGGGACCTGCTGATGGTGGAGAATGAGCGACTGAGGCAGGAGATGCGGCGCTGCGAGGCGGAGCTGCAGGAGCTGAGGGCCAAGCCGGCAGCCCCCTGTACGGGCTGCGAGCACAGCCAG GAGAGCGCCCAGCTCCGCGAAAGGCTGTCCCAGCTGCAGCTGGAGGTGGCGGAGAACAAAGGCCTGCTGTCAGAGCTGAACCTGGAGGTGCAGCAGAAGACCGACCGGCTGGCCGAGGTGGAGCTGCGGCTCAAGGACTGCCTGGCCGAGAAGgcgcaggaggaggagaggcttAGCCGGCGCCTTCGAGACAGCCACGAGACCATCGCCAGCCTGCGCGCCCAGTCACCGCCCATCAAG TATGTCATCAAGACCGTGGAGGTGGAGTCGTCCAAGACCAAGCAGGCCCTCAGCGAGTCGCAGGCCCGGAACCAGCACCTGCAAGAGCAGGTGGCCATGCAGAGGCAGGTGCTGAAGGAGATGGAGCAGCAGCTGCAGAGTTCACACCAGCTGACGGCACAGCTCCGGGCGCAG ATCGCCATGTACGAGTCGGAGCTGGAGAGGGCCCATGGGCAGATGCTGGAAGAGAtgcagtccctggaggaggacaagaaCCGGGCCATCGAGGAGGCCTTCGCCAGAGCCCAGGTGGAGATGAAGGCGGTACACGAGAACCTGGCAG GCGTCCGGACCAACCTGCTGACGCTGCAGCCAGCGCTGCGGACCCTGACCAACGATTACAATGGGCTCAAGCGTCAGGTGCGCGGCTTCCCGCTGCTGCTGCAGGAGGCCCTCAAGAGCGTCAAGGCCGAG ATCGGCCAGGCCATCGAGGAGGTAAACAGCAACAACCAGGAGCTGCTGCGCAAGTACCGCCGGGAGCTGCAGCTGCGTAAAAAGTGCCACAACGAGCTCGTGCGGCTGAAAG GAAACATCCGGGTGATTGCCCGTGTCCGGCCAGTCACCAAAGAGGACGGGGAAGGACCGGAGGCGACCAATGCTGTGACCTTTGATCCCGACGACGACTCCATCATTCACTTGCTGCATAAAGGAAAGCCTGTCTCCTTCGAGCTGGACAAGGTCTTCTCCTCACAGGCCTCACAGCAGGAC GTGTTCCAGGAGGTGCAGGCCCTCATCACCTCCTGCATTGATGGCTTCAACGTCTGCATCTTCGCCTacggccagacgggtgctggcaaGACATACACAATGGAG GGGACCCCTGAGAACCCAGGCATCAACCAGCGGGCCCTGCGGCTGCTCTTCTCTGAGGTGCAGGAGAAAGCGTCCGACTGGGAGTACACCATCACTGTCAGTGCCGCGGAAATCTACAATGAGGTCCTCAG GGacctgctgggacaggagccCCAGGAGAAACTGGAAATCCGGCTGTGCCCAGACGGCAGCGGGCAGCTATACGTGCCGGGGCTGACCGAGTTCCAGGTGCAGAGTGTGGAGGACATCAACAAG GTGTTCGAGTTCGGCCACACCAACCGCACCACGGAGTTTACGAACCTGAACGAGCACAGCTCGCGCTCGCACGCCCTGCTCATCGTGACGGTGCGCGGCGTGGACTGCAGCACCGGCCTCCGCACCACGG GGAAGCTGAACCTGGTGGACCTGGCCGGCTCGGAGCGCGTTGGCAAGTCGGGGGCGGAGGGCAGCCGCCTGCGGGAGGCACAGCACATCAACAAGTCGCTGTCGGCCCTGGGCGATGTCATCGCTGCCCTGCGCTCCCGTCAGGGCCACGTGCCCTTCCGCAACTCCAAGCTCACCTACCTGCTGCAGGACTCGCTCAGCGGGGACAGCAAGACCCTCATGGTGGTGCAG GTGTCCCCTGTGGAGAAGAACACCAGCGAGACGCTCTACTCCCTCAAGTTTGCTGAGAGGGTGCGCTCTGTGGAGCTGGGCCCTGGGTCCCGCAGGACAGAACTCGGGTCATGGTCCAGCCAGGAGCACCTAGAG TGGGAGCCAGCTTGCCAGATGCCACAGCCCTCAGCGCGAGCCCATTCGGCCCCTGGCTCTGGGACCACTAGCCGCCCAGGCTCCATCAGGAGGAAGCTGCAGCCCTCAG GGAAGTCCAGGCCGTTGCCCGTGTGA
- the KIFC3 gene encoding kinesin-like protein KIFC3 isoform X1, translated as MVPSRRTWNLGATPSLRGLWRVGRAGEPEPGMARPAPASPAARPFPHTGPGRLRTGRGKDSPAGGDEDSGARSAARPALAQCRALSVDWAGPGSPHRLYLTLQQALRDKGCESKSQGTKEEKPLKRQAPAPRRDREAQEAGGAMNVEKTGGRPFGSGRCSSLSGSPGAAPVVHRMVEAMSQLREEKAQLQEELVALRERLAVRDSEQQATSTQLQNQVEHLKEKLISQAQEVSRLRSELGGTDLEKHRDLLMVENERLRQEMRRCEAELQELRAKPAAPCTGCEHSQESAQLRERLSQLQLEVAENKGLLSELNLEVQQKTDRLAEVELRLKDCLAEKAQEEERLSRRLRDSHETIASLRAQSPPIKYVIKTVEVESSKTKQALSESQARNQHLQEQVAMQRQVLKEMEQQLQSSHQLTAQLRAQIAMYESELERAHGQMLEEMQSLEEDKNRAIEEAFARAQVEMKAVHENLAGVRTNLLTLQPALRTLTNDYNGLKRQVRGFPLLLQEALKSVKAEIGQAIEEVNSNNQELLRKYRRELQLRKKCHNELVRLKGNIRVIARVRPVTKEDGEGPEATNAVTFDPDDDSIIHLLHKGKPVSFELDKVFSSQASQQDVFQEVQALITSCIDGFNVCIFAYGQTGAGKTYTMEGTPENPGINQRALRLLFSEVQEKASDWEYTITVSAAEIYNEVLRDLLGQEPQEKLEIRLCPDGSGQLYVPGLTEFQVQSVEDINKVFEFGHTNRTTEFTNLNEHSSRSHALLIVTVRGVDCSTGLRTTGKLNLVDLAGSERVGKSGAEGSRLREAQHINKSLSALGDVIAALRSRQGHVPFRNSKLTYLLQDSLSGDSKTLMVVQVSPVEKNTSETLYSLKFAERVRSVELGPGSRRTELGSWSSQEHLEWEPACQMPQPSARAHSAPGSGTTSRPGSIRRKLQPSGKSRPLPV; from the exons GGCGTGGAAAAGACAGCCCGGCCGGCGGTGACGAGGACTCGGGCGCCCGAAGTGCAGCTCGCCCGGCCCTGGCTCAGTGCCGAGCCCTCAGCGTGGACTGGGCTGGCCCCGGGAGTCCCCACAGGCTCTACCTGACCCTGCAG CAGGCCCTGCGGGACAAGGGGTGCGAGAGCAAGAGTCAGGGGacgaaagaagagaagcccctgaAGAGGCAGGCGCCGGCCCCCAGGAGGGACCGGGAGGCCCAGGAAGCTGGTGGCGCCATGAATGTAGAGAAAACAG GTGGGCGGCCCTTTGGCAGCGGGAGGTGCTCGAGCCTGTCGGGGTCGCCCGGTGCCGCCCCCGTGGTACATAGGATGGTGGAGGCCATGTCCCAGCTGCGGGAGGAGAAAGCCCAGCTGCAGGAGGAGCTGGTGGCCCTGCGGGAGAGGCTGGCTGTCCGAGACAGTGAGCAGCAAGCCACGTCCACGCAGCTGCAGAACCAG GTGGAACACCTGAAGGAGAAACTCATAAGCCAGGCCCAGGAAGTGAGTCGCCTTCGATCTGAGCTG GGAGGCACCGACTTGGAGAAGCACCGGGACCTGCTGATGGTGGAGAATGAGCGACTGAGGCAGGAGATGCGGCGCTGCGAGGCGGAGCTGCAGGAGCTGAGGGCCAAGCCGGCAGCCCCCTGTACGGGCTGCGAGCACAGCCAG GAGAGCGCCCAGCTCCGCGAAAGGCTGTCCCAGCTGCAGCTGGAGGTGGCGGAGAACAAAGGCCTGCTGTCAGAGCTGAACCTGGAGGTGCAGCAGAAGACCGACCGGCTGGCCGAGGTGGAGCTGCGGCTCAAGGACTGCCTGGCCGAGAAGgcgcaggaggaggagaggcttAGCCGGCGCCTTCGAGACAGCCACGAGACCATCGCCAGCCTGCGCGCCCAGTCACCGCCCATCAAG TATGTCATCAAGACCGTGGAGGTGGAGTCGTCCAAGACCAAGCAGGCCCTCAGCGAGTCGCAGGCCCGGAACCAGCACCTGCAAGAGCAGGTGGCCATGCAGAGGCAGGTGCTGAAGGAGATGGAGCAGCAGCTGCAGAGTTCACACCAGCTGACGGCACAGCTCCGGGCGCAG ATCGCCATGTACGAGTCGGAGCTGGAGAGGGCCCATGGGCAGATGCTGGAAGAGAtgcagtccctggaggaggacaagaaCCGGGCCATCGAGGAGGCCTTCGCCAGAGCCCAGGTGGAGATGAAGGCGGTACACGAGAACCTGGCAG GCGTCCGGACCAACCTGCTGACGCTGCAGCCAGCGCTGCGGACCCTGACCAACGATTACAATGGGCTCAAGCGTCAGGTGCGCGGCTTCCCGCTGCTGCTGCAGGAGGCCCTCAAGAGCGTCAAGGCCGAG ATCGGCCAGGCCATCGAGGAGGTAAACAGCAACAACCAGGAGCTGCTGCGCAAGTACCGCCGGGAGCTGCAGCTGCGTAAAAAGTGCCACAACGAGCTCGTGCGGCTGAAAG GAAACATCCGGGTGATTGCCCGTGTCCGGCCAGTCACCAAAGAGGACGGGGAAGGACCGGAGGCGACCAATGCTGTGACCTTTGATCCCGACGACGACTCCATCATTCACTTGCTGCATAAAGGAAAGCCTGTCTCCTTCGAGCTGGACAAGGTCTTCTCCTCACAGGCCTCACAGCAGGAC GTGTTCCAGGAGGTGCAGGCCCTCATCACCTCCTGCATTGATGGCTTCAACGTCTGCATCTTCGCCTacggccagacgggtgctggcaaGACATACACAATGGAG GGGACCCCTGAGAACCCAGGCATCAACCAGCGGGCCCTGCGGCTGCTCTTCTCTGAGGTGCAGGAGAAAGCGTCCGACTGGGAGTACACCATCACTGTCAGTGCCGCGGAAATCTACAATGAGGTCCTCAG GGacctgctgggacaggagccCCAGGAGAAACTGGAAATCCGGCTGTGCCCAGACGGCAGCGGGCAGCTATACGTGCCGGGGCTGACCGAGTTCCAGGTGCAGAGTGTGGAGGACATCAACAAG GTGTTCGAGTTCGGCCACACCAACCGCACCACGGAGTTTACGAACCTGAACGAGCACAGCTCGCGCTCGCACGCCCTGCTCATCGTGACGGTGCGCGGCGTGGACTGCAGCACCGGCCTCCGCACCACGG GGAAGCTGAACCTGGTGGACCTGGCCGGCTCGGAGCGCGTTGGCAAGTCGGGGGCGGAGGGCAGCCGCCTGCGGGAGGCACAGCACATCAACAAGTCGCTGTCGGCCCTGGGCGATGTCATCGCTGCCCTGCGCTCCCGTCAGGGCCACGTGCCCTTCCGCAACTCCAAGCTCACCTACCTGCTGCAGGACTCGCTCAGCGGGGACAGCAAGACCCTCATGGTGGTGCAG GTGTCCCCTGTGGAGAAGAACACCAGCGAGACGCTCTACTCCCTCAAGTTTGCTGAGAGGGTGCGCTCTGTGGAGCTGGGCCCTGGGTCCCGCAGGACAGAACTCGGGTCATGGTCCAGCCAGGAGCACCTAGAG TGGGAGCCAGCTTGCCAGATGCCACAGCCCTCAGCGCGAGCCCATTCGGCCCCTGGCTCTGGGACCACTAGCCGCCCAGGCTCCATCAGGAGGAAGCTGCAGCCCTCAG GGAAGTCCAGGCCGTTGCCCGTGTGA
- the KIFC3 gene encoding kinesin-like protein KIFC3 isoform X3: MVPSRRTWNLGATPSLRGLWRVGRAGEPEPGMARPAPASPAARPFPHTGPGRLRTGRGKDSPAGGDEDSGARSAARPALAQCRALSVDWAGPGSPHRLYLTLQVEHLKEKLISQAQEVSRLRSELGGTDLEKHRDLLMVENERLRQEMRRCEAELQELRAKPAAPCTGCEHSQESAQLRERLSQLQLEVAENKGLLSELNLEVQQKTDRLAEVELRLKDCLAEKAQEEERLSRRLRDSHETIASLRAQSPPIKYVIKTVEVESSKTKQALSESQARNQHLQEQVAMQRQVLKEMEQQLQSSHQLTAQLRAQIAMYESELERAHGQMLEEMQSLEEDKNRAIEEAFARAQVEMKAVHENLAGVRTNLLTLQPALRTLTNDYNGLKRQVRGFPLLLQEALKSVKAEIGQAIEEVNSNNQELLRKYRRELQLRKKCHNELVRLKGNIRVIARVRPVTKEDGEGPEATNAVTFDPDDDSIIHLLHKGKPVSFELDKVFSSQASQQDVFQEVQALITSCIDGFNVCIFAYGQTGAGKTYTMEGTPENPGINQRALRLLFSEVQEKASDWEYTITVSAAEIYNEVLRDLLGQEPQEKLEIRLCPDGSGQLYVPGLTEFQVQSVEDINKVFEFGHTNRTTEFTNLNEHSSRSHALLIVTVRGVDCSTGLRTTGKLNLVDLAGSERVGKSGAEGSRLREAQHINKSLSALGDVIAALRSRQGHVPFRNSKLTYLLQDSLSGDSKTLMVVQVSPVEKNTSETLYSLKFAERVRSVELGPGSRRTELGSWSSQEHLEWEPACQMPQPSARAHSAPGSGTTSRPGSIRRKLQPSGKSRPLPV, from the exons GGCGTGGAAAAGACAGCCCGGCCGGCGGTGACGAGGACTCGGGCGCCCGAAGTGCAGCTCGCCCGGCCCTGGCTCAGTGCCGAGCCCTCAGCGTGGACTGGGCTGGCCCCGGGAGTCCCCACAGGCTCTACCTGACCCTGCAG GTGGAACACCTGAAGGAGAAACTCATAAGCCAGGCCCAGGAAGTGAGTCGCCTTCGATCTGAGCTG GGAGGCACCGACTTGGAGAAGCACCGGGACCTGCTGATGGTGGAGAATGAGCGACTGAGGCAGGAGATGCGGCGCTGCGAGGCGGAGCTGCAGGAGCTGAGGGCCAAGCCGGCAGCCCCCTGTACGGGCTGCGAGCACAGCCAG GAGAGCGCCCAGCTCCGCGAAAGGCTGTCCCAGCTGCAGCTGGAGGTGGCGGAGAACAAAGGCCTGCTGTCAGAGCTGAACCTGGAGGTGCAGCAGAAGACCGACCGGCTGGCCGAGGTGGAGCTGCGGCTCAAGGACTGCCTGGCCGAGAAGgcgcaggaggaggagaggcttAGCCGGCGCCTTCGAGACAGCCACGAGACCATCGCCAGCCTGCGCGCCCAGTCACCGCCCATCAAG TATGTCATCAAGACCGTGGAGGTGGAGTCGTCCAAGACCAAGCAGGCCCTCAGCGAGTCGCAGGCCCGGAACCAGCACCTGCAAGAGCAGGTGGCCATGCAGAGGCAGGTGCTGAAGGAGATGGAGCAGCAGCTGCAGAGTTCACACCAGCTGACGGCACAGCTCCGGGCGCAG ATCGCCATGTACGAGTCGGAGCTGGAGAGGGCCCATGGGCAGATGCTGGAAGAGAtgcagtccctggaggaggacaagaaCCGGGCCATCGAGGAGGCCTTCGCCAGAGCCCAGGTGGAGATGAAGGCGGTACACGAGAACCTGGCAG GCGTCCGGACCAACCTGCTGACGCTGCAGCCAGCGCTGCGGACCCTGACCAACGATTACAATGGGCTCAAGCGTCAGGTGCGCGGCTTCCCGCTGCTGCTGCAGGAGGCCCTCAAGAGCGTCAAGGCCGAG ATCGGCCAGGCCATCGAGGAGGTAAACAGCAACAACCAGGAGCTGCTGCGCAAGTACCGCCGGGAGCTGCAGCTGCGTAAAAAGTGCCACAACGAGCTCGTGCGGCTGAAAG GAAACATCCGGGTGATTGCCCGTGTCCGGCCAGTCACCAAAGAGGACGGGGAAGGACCGGAGGCGACCAATGCTGTGACCTTTGATCCCGACGACGACTCCATCATTCACTTGCTGCATAAAGGAAAGCCTGTCTCCTTCGAGCTGGACAAGGTCTTCTCCTCACAGGCCTCACAGCAGGAC GTGTTCCAGGAGGTGCAGGCCCTCATCACCTCCTGCATTGATGGCTTCAACGTCTGCATCTTCGCCTacggccagacgggtgctggcaaGACATACACAATGGAG GGGACCCCTGAGAACCCAGGCATCAACCAGCGGGCCCTGCGGCTGCTCTTCTCTGAGGTGCAGGAGAAAGCGTCCGACTGGGAGTACACCATCACTGTCAGTGCCGCGGAAATCTACAATGAGGTCCTCAG GGacctgctgggacaggagccCCAGGAGAAACTGGAAATCCGGCTGTGCCCAGACGGCAGCGGGCAGCTATACGTGCCGGGGCTGACCGAGTTCCAGGTGCAGAGTGTGGAGGACATCAACAAG GTGTTCGAGTTCGGCCACACCAACCGCACCACGGAGTTTACGAACCTGAACGAGCACAGCTCGCGCTCGCACGCCCTGCTCATCGTGACGGTGCGCGGCGTGGACTGCAGCACCGGCCTCCGCACCACGG GGAAGCTGAACCTGGTGGACCTGGCCGGCTCGGAGCGCGTTGGCAAGTCGGGGGCGGAGGGCAGCCGCCTGCGGGAGGCACAGCACATCAACAAGTCGCTGTCGGCCCTGGGCGATGTCATCGCTGCCCTGCGCTCCCGTCAGGGCCACGTGCCCTTCCGCAACTCCAAGCTCACCTACCTGCTGCAGGACTCGCTCAGCGGGGACAGCAAGACCCTCATGGTGGTGCAG GTGTCCCCTGTGGAGAAGAACACCAGCGAGACGCTCTACTCCCTCAAGTTTGCTGAGAGGGTGCGCTCTGTGGAGCTGGGCCCTGGGTCCCGCAGGACAGAACTCGGGTCATGGTCCAGCCAGGAGCACCTAGAG TGGGAGCCAGCTTGCCAGATGCCACAGCCCTCAGCGCGAGCCCATTCGGCCCCTGGCTCTGGGACCACTAGCCGCCCAGGCTCCATCAGGAGGAAGCTGCAGCCCTCAG GGAAGTCCAGGCCGTTGCCCGTGTGA
- the KIFC3 gene encoding kinesin-like protein KIFC3 isoform X2 — translation MVPSRRTWNLGATPSLRGLWRVGRAGEPEPGMARPAPASPAARPFPHTGPGRLRTGRGKDSPAGGDEDSGARSAARPALAQCRALSVDWAGPGSPHRLYLTLQQALRDKGCESKSQGTKEEKPLKRQAPAPRRDREAQEAGGAMNVEKTGGRPFGSGRCSSLSGSPGAAPVVHRMVEAMSQLREEKAQLQEELVALRERLAVRDSEQQATSTQLQNQVEHLKEKLISQAQEVSRLRSELGGTDLEKHRDLLMVENERLRQEMRRCEAELQELRAKPAAPCTGCEHSQESAQLRERLSQLQLEVAENKGLLSELNLEVQQKTDRLAEVELRLKDCLAEKAQEEERLSRRLRDSHETIASLRAQSPPIKYVIKTVEVESSKTKQALSESQARNQHLQEQVAMQRQVLKEMEQQLQSSHQLTAQLRAQIAMYESELERAHGQMLEEMQSLEEDKNRAIEEAFARAQVEMKAVHENLAGVRTNLLTLQPALRTLTNDYNGLKRQVRGFPLLLQEALKSVKAEIGQAIEEVNSNNQELLRKYRRELQLRKKCHNELVRLKGNIRVIARVRPVTKEDGEGPEATNAVTFDPDDDSIIHLLHKGKPVSFELDKVFSSQASQQDVFQEVQALITSCIDGFNVCIFAYGQTGAGKTYTMEGTPENPGINQRALRLLFSEVQEKASDWEYTITVSAAEIYNEVLRDLLGQEPQEKLEIRLCPDGSGQLYVPGLTEFQVQSVEDINKVFEFGHTNRTTEFTNLNEHSSRSHALLIVTVRGVDCSTGLRTTGKLNLVDLAGSERVGKSGAEGSRLREAQHINKSLSALGDVIAALRSRQGHVPFRNSKLTYLLQDSLSGDSKTLMVVQVSPVEKNTSETLYSLKFAERVRSVELGPGSRRTELGSWSSQEHLEWEPACQMPQPSARAHSAPGSGTTSRPGSIRRKLQPSA, via the exons GGCGTGGAAAAGACAGCCCGGCCGGCGGTGACGAGGACTCGGGCGCCCGAAGTGCAGCTCGCCCGGCCCTGGCTCAGTGCCGAGCCCTCAGCGTGGACTGGGCTGGCCCCGGGAGTCCCCACAGGCTCTACCTGACCCTGCAG CAGGCCCTGCGGGACAAGGGGTGCGAGAGCAAGAGTCAGGGGacgaaagaagagaagcccctgaAGAGGCAGGCGCCGGCCCCCAGGAGGGACCGGGAGGCCCAGGAAGCTGGTGGCGCCATGAATGTAGAGAAAACAG GTGGGCGGCCCTTTGGCAGCGGGAGGTGCTCGAGCCTGTCGGGGTCGCCCGGTGCCGCCCCCGTGGTACATAGGATGGTGGAGGCCATGTCCCAGCTGCGGGAGGAGAAAGCCCAGCTGCAGGAGGAGCTGGTGGCCCTGCGGGAGAGGCTGGCTGTCCGAGACAGTGAGCAGCAAGCCACGTCCACGCAGCTGCAGAACCAG GTGGAACACCTGAAGGAGAAACTCATAAGCCAGGCCCAGGAAGTGAGTCGCCTTCGATCTGAGCTG GGAGGCACCGACTTGGAGAAGCACCGGGACCTGCTGATGGTGGAGAATGAGCGACTGAGGCAGGAGATGCGGCGCTGCGAGGCGGAGCTGCAGGAGCTGAGGGCCAAGCCGGCAGCCCCCTGTACGGGCTGCGAGCACAGCCAG GAGAGCGCCCAGCTCCGCGAAAGGCTGTCCCAGCTGCAGCTGGAGGTGGCGGAGAACAAAGGCCTGCTGTCAGAGCTGAACCTGGAGGTGCAGCAGAAGACCGACCGGCTGGCCGAGGTGGAGCTGCGGCTCAAGGACTGCCTGGCCGAGAAGgcgcaggaggaggagaggcttAGCCGGCGCCTTCGAGACAGCCACGAGACCATCGCCAGCCTGCGCGCCCAGTCACCGCCCATCAAG TATGTCATCAAGACCGTGGAGGTGGAGTCGTCCAAGACCAAGCAGGCCCTCAGCGAGTCGCAGGCCCGGAACCAGCACCTGCAAGAGCAGGTGGCCATGCAGAGGCAGGTGCTGAAGGAGATGGAGCAGCAGCTGCAGAGTTCACACCAGCTGACGGCACAGCTCCGGGCGCAG ATCGCCATGTACGAGTCGGAGCTGGAGAGGGCCCATGGGCAGATGCTGGAAGAGAtgcagtccctggaggaggacaagaaCCGGGCCATCGAGGAGGCCTTCGCCAGAGCCCAGGTGGAGATGAAGGCGGTACACGAGAACCTGGCAG GCGTCCGGACCAACCTGCTGACGCTGCAGCCAGCGCTGCGGACCCTGACCAACGATTACAATGGGCTCAAGCGTCAGGTGCGCGGCTTCCCGCTGCTGCTGCAGGAGGCCCTCAAGAGCGTCAAGGCCGAG ATCGGCCAGGCCATCGAGGAGGTAAACAGCAACAACCAGGAGCTGCTGCGCAAGTACCGCCGGGAGCTGCAGCTGCGTAAAAAGTGCCACAACGAGCTCGTGCGGCTGAAAG GAAACATCCGGGTGATTGCCCGTGTCCGGCCAGTCACCAAAGAGGACGGGGAAGGACCGGAGGCGACCAATGCTGTGACCTTTGATCCCGACGACGACTCCATCATTCACTTGCTGCATAAAGGAAAGCCTGTCTCCTTCGAGCTGGACAAGGTCTTCTCCTCACAGGCCTCACAGCAGGAC GTGTTCCAGGAGGTGCAGGCCCTCATCACCTCCTGCATTGATGGCTTCAACGTCTGCATCTTCGCCTacggccagacgggtgctggcaaGACATACACAATGGAG GGGACCCCTGAGAACCCAGGCATCAACCAGCGGGCCCTGCGGCTGCTCTTCTCTGAGGTGCAGGAGAAAGCGTCCGACTGGGAGTACACCATCACTGTCAGTGCCGCGGAAATCTACAATGAGGTCCTCAG GGacctgctgggacaggagccCCAGGAGAAACTGGAAATCCGGCTGTGCCCAGACGGCAGCGGGCAGCTATACGTGCCGGGGCTGACCGAGTTCCAGGTGCAGAGTGTGGAGGACATCAACAAG GTGTTCGAGTTCGGCCACACCAACCGCACCACGGAGTTTACGAACCTGAACGAGCACAGCTCGCGCTCGCACGCCCTGCTCATCGTGACGGTGCGCGGCGTGGACTGCAGCACCGGCCTCCGCACCACGG GGAAGCTGAACCTGGTGGACCTGGCCGGCTCGGAGCGCGTTGGCAAGTCGGGGGCGGAGGGCAGCCGCCTGCGGGAGGCACAGCACATCAACAAGTCGCTGTCGGCCCTGGGCGATGTCATCGCTGCCCTGCGCTCCCGTCAGGGCCACGTGCCCTTCCGCAACTCCAAGCTCACCTACCTGCTGCAGGACTCGCTCAGCGGGGACAGCAAGACCCTCATGGTGGTGCAG GTGTCCCCTGTGGAGAAGAACACCAGCGAGACGCTCTACTCCCTCAAGTTTGCTGAGAGGGTGCGCTCTGTGGAGCTGGGCCCTGGGTCCCGCAGGACAGAACTCGGGTCATGGTCCAGCCAGGAGCACCTAGAG TGGGAGCCAGCTTGCCAGATGCCACAGCCCTCAGCGCGAGCCCATTCGGCCCCTGGCTCTGGGACCACTAGCCGCCCAGGCTCCATCAGGAGGAAGCTGCAGCCCTCAG CCTGA